A segment of the Zingiber officinale cultivar Zhangliang chromosome 8B, Zo_v1.1, whole genome shotgun sequence genome:
ATCGACCATCTCAAATTTGACATTAcctagttaatcatttttttttctttgtataaaagGCCTCTACTATAGGGTAAATGTTCTTCAAGGAGTGTAAGACTACCTGCAGAGATTATTAAAATGATGACTTCATCAAATGAAACTCTAATATAACACAGATTTTTATTATTCATATAATTAACTGATGAGACTAGATGACATGATCTAATAATATTGGAATAATATATTAAATGACAATTGAATAATTATCGTTGTTTATTAGTGAGGTATGACGTCcctttaattcaaaaaaaaaaaaaaaatacgtcCCTTTGATAATTCTGGAAAAAAAACTGAAGCGACCTTTTACTTTTTGCCATTTATTTAGCCCAACATGCAATTTTTGCTTTTGTGGTTACCGAGCTGTTCAAGACTTCAACAATCCTGTGAGTTAGACAAACTTTTCTAGCATCTCTCCAGTATAGTCTGATGAGAAAACAGaactacaacaacaacaagagtAAAGAAACATAGAGACCAGAGATGAACGTCGACGAGAGATAGCAGCCAAAGACTATTTTATTTGTAGAGCCTCAAGCATGTCACTGTTTCATCTTATGCTTGCCCATTAACTTTGTTGTCCAAGCAATGCATCACAGACCTTTGCAGCATCCAAACAATAGCCGACGTTATGCACTCTGACTATATTTGCGCCTCCCAAAACTCCTGCTGTTACAGCAGCAATGGTAGCAGGATCTCTCTCGATGGGATTCTTACGGTTGCATATCTCGCCTAAAAATCCTTTTCTAGATGGTCCAAACAAGATCGGCAAATGTGAAGCGGCCAAACTTTTCTTTCTGAGTTCTCTCCGGATCGAAGGAAGACCTgtgattatgtttaagttttgCTGTGTATCCTTCGAGAAGCCAATGCCCGGGTCTATTATGATTCTCCATATCGGAATACCTGCCAATTCTGCTTCATGCAGCCGACCGTATAGTTCGGAAGCAACTTCCCCACAAACATCATGATACTGTAAATTTTCCTGACTTTGCATGGTTAATGGATCGCCTCTCATATGCATAACAATATAAGGAACCCCAAGATCTCCTACTACCTTGAGAATTTCAGGATCGAGTTGTCCGCCGGAGACATCATtgacaatatgggctcctttatTTACTGCTTCGAATGCAACTTGAGAATAGAAGGTATCCACCGATAATAGCTTCCCTTCCATCTCGGGCATTTTAGTAACTACATCTAATATCGGGATAAGCCTCTGAAGTTCTTCATCGGCAGAAAGCCGACTTGCATTAGGACGTGTAGATTGAGCTCCGATATCAATAATATCTGCCCCTTCTGAGATTAACAACCTGACCTGTGAAACTGCAGCTTTGAGCTCTAGATACTTTCCTCCGTCGCTAAAACTATCAGGCGTCAAATTTATAACACCCATCACGTGTGTTTTCCTTGACCAATCCCATACCGAATTTCCAATTGGCAAAACCCTTTTCAATCCTTTGCTACCGATCAATGGTTCACCACCTTGTTTTTCCCATGATTCAAATAGTCCATCCTTTTGTCCTGAGAAAGAATGCCAACATGCCACGTTATCATTGTCGATAGATGATCCTAATAGGTCGAGAAGAGGAGCCACAACAAAAGGCCTTTCAAATATTCGCTCATGTGGCACTGTAAGGTACTCAGACTCAATTTTGTATTTCCCGTAGAAAAGAATGTCTAAGTCGATTGGCCTCGGACCATACCGTATTCCATCTTTCCGTCCCAAATCTTTCTCGATCTGTTTAAGAACTTTCAACAAGTCATGAGGTCCAAGCTTGGTTGTACCTCTAATAGCAGAATTCAGAAAAAATGGCTGGTCAGTCACATAAGCAGGCTCCGACTCATATAAACACCCATGTCTTGTAATACTTATGCCCGATTTCTTCATCATTCCCAGGGCCTCATTGAAATTGTGGACTCTGTCGCCGACATTGCTTCCTAGAGCAATCACTACTTCTTGTTCTGGAGAATGAACATAACATTCTGGAGAAGAATGGAAATTGGAACATAGCTTCCAGCAAAAGTCGGTGGATCTCGAGGTTCTAAAGTCCAATCCTgcaacatagcaaaagacaaaagCTGTAACCGAAAAGAGCTAATCTGTGAGCTCTAATTAACAAAAATTAAGAATACCTATCTGACTATTTGAATGGACAAAGCCTATGAGCCGATGCCTGAAGAGAGAATGCAAATGCCTAAACATTTCAATGCCAAGAAGGGTAATCCACCATCAAACGAGATCCACAGTCCACCGCCAAACATAAAGATCTAATGACTAGTTAAGAAAGTAGATTCAACAGTG
Coding sequences within it:
- the LOC122016031 gene encoding folate synthesis bifunctional protein, mitochondrial-like isoform X3; protein product: MFRHLHSLFRHRLIGFVHSNSQIGLDFRTSRSTDFCWKLCSNFHSSPECYVHSPEQEVVIALGSNVGDRVHNFNEALGMMKKSGISITRHGCLYESEPAYVTDQPFFLNSAIRGTTKLGPHDLLKVLKQIEKDLGRKDGIRYGPRPIDLDILFYGKYKIESEYLTVPHERIFERPFVVAPLLDLLGSSIDNDNVACWHSFSGQKDGLFESWEKQGGEPLIGSKGLKRVLPIGNSVWDWSRKTHVMGVINLTPDSFSDGGKYLELKAAVSQVRLLISEGADIIDIGAQSTRPNASRLSADEELQRLIPILDVVTKMPEMEGKLLSVDTFYSQVAFEAVNKGAHIVNDVSGGQLDPEILKVVGDLGVPYIVMHMRGDPLTMQSQENLQYHDVCGEVASELYGRLHEAELAGIPIWRIIIDPGIGFSKDTQQNLNIITGLPSIRRELRKKSLAASHLPILFGPSRKGFLGEICNRKNPIERDPATIAAVTAGVLGGANIVRVHNVGYCLDAAKVCDALLGQQS
- the LOC122016031 gene encoding folate synthesis bifunctional protein, mitochondrial-like isoform X2 encodes the protein MEMFRHLHSLFRHGLIGFVHSNSQIGLDFRTSRSTDFCWKLCSNFHSSPECYVHSPEQEVVIALGSNVGDRVHNFNEALGMMKKSGISITRHGCLYESEPAYVTDQPFFLNSAIRGTTKLGPHDLLKVLKQIEKDLGRKDGIRYGPRPIDLDILFYGKYKIESEYLTVPHERIFERPFVVAPLLDLLGSSIDNDNVACWHSFSGQKDGLFESWEKQGGEPLIGSKGLKRVLPIGNSVWDWSRKTHVMGVINLTPDSFSDGGKYLELKAAVSQVRLLISEGADIIDIGAQSTRPNASRLSADEELQRLIPILDVVTKMPEMEGKLLSVDTFYSQVAFEAVNKGAHIVNDVSGGQLDPEILKVVGDLGVPYIVMHMRGDPLTMQSQENLQYHDVCGEVASELYGRLHEAELAGIPIWRIIIDPGIGFSKDTQQNLNIITGLPSIRRELRKKSLAASHLPILFGPSRKGFLGEICNRKNPIERDPATIAAVTAGVLGGANIVRVHNVGYCLDAAKVCDALLGQQS
- the LOC122016031 gene encoding folate synthesis bifunctional protein, mitochondrial-like isoform X1, coding for MMRATAGRASIFSTTEELRRAADRDSSTRWRGDRLASARGGAVVPLAVCRRTASVEVRYRTGSAAVSGLDFRTSRSTDFCWKLCSNFHSSPECYVHSPEQEVVIALGSNVGDRVHNFNEALGMMKKSGISITRHGCLYESEPAYVTDQPFFLNSAIRGTTKLGPHDLLKVLKQIEKDLGRKDGIRYGPRPIDLDILFYGKYKIESEYLTVPHERIFERPFVVAPLLDLLGSSIDNDNVACWHSFSGQKDGLFESWEKQGGEPLIGSKGLKRVLPIGNSVWDWSRKTHVMGVINLTPDSFSDGGKYLELKAAVSQVRLLISEGADIIDIGAQSTRPNASRLSADEELQRLIPILDVVTKMPEMEGKLLSVDTFYSQVAFEAVNKGAHIVNDVSGGQLDPEILKVVGDLGVPYIVMHMRGDPLTMQSQENLQYHDVCGEVASELYGRLHEAELAGIPIWRIIIDPGIGFSKDTQQNLNIITGLPSIRRELRKKSLAASHLPILFGPSRKGFLGEICNRKNPIERDPATIAAVTAGVLGGANIVRVHNVGYCLDAAKVCDALLGQQS